A window from Streptomyces sp. FXJ1.172 encodes these proteins:
- the rpmG gene encoding 50S ribosomal protein L33, which translates to MARSTTRPVVKLRSTAGTGVTYVTRKNRQNDPDRLVLRKYDPKASAHVLFREER; encoded by the coding sequence ATGGCACGCAGCACCACGCGGCCCGTCGTGAAGCTGAGGTCGACTGCCGGCACCGGCGTCACCTACGTGACCCGCAAGAACCGCCAGAACGACCCCGACCGGCTGGTCCTGCGCAAGTACGACCCGAAGGCCAGCGCCCACGTCCTCTTCCGCGAAGAACGCTGA
- a CDS encoding type B 50S ribosomal protein L31 — translation MRHGIHPVSRPVLFRDRAAGFELLVPSTAAAQHTVQWKDGNTYPVVDVEVSSASHPFYTGTSRIVDTAGRIQRFERRYASTTRAGR, via the coding sequence ATGAGGCATGGCATCCATCCCGTTTCCCGCCCCGTCCTCTTCCGCGACCGCGCGGCCGGCTTCGAACTGCTCGTCCCCTCCACCGCCGCCGCACAGCACACGGTCCAGTGGAAGGACGGCAACACCTATCCCGTCGTCGACGTCGAGGTCTCGTCGGCGAGCCACCCCTTCTACACCGGCACCTCCCGCATCGTCGACACAGCGGGACGAATCCAGCGGTTCGAGCGGCGCTACGCAAGCACCACTCGGGCCGGCCGTTGA
- the ykgO gene encoding type B 50S ribosomal protein L36 codes for MKVRKSLRSLKNKPGAQVVRRHGVTYVINKKDPRFKARQG; via the coding sequence ATGAAGGTACGCAAGTCGTTGCGCTCGCTCAAGAACAAGCCCGGCGCCCAGGTGGTCCGCCGGCACGGCGTGACATACGTGATCAACAAGAAGGACCCGCGCTTCAAGGCCCGCCAGGGCTGA
- a CDS encoding replication-relaxation family protein, with protein sequence MDVGSGDRMALGVLTQYRMATSEQMHRVIAPEVRIEQTRRRLARLRVEGLVDRITLPQAGRTRVWFPTAYGVQLAFEWPEMRGRRPSRTVSDPTAVRLKAGHTLTVTQTALAFLEDARRHGDLCRPLDWICEVHHPIGSGEAVIPDALLYYRRGPVDGEHGPMLRAFVEVDRATMGPERLAAKLTAYERLYRYVPAVPGRRPTFQEPAVEEWHRRYPLFPRILFVLDGTGPAGIENRISALRAAARPLAPFLRDVPVLAAPLASLLHHGPGAPGVAPRPQPRPANPLDRLRASADMKHGRRREASAVR encoded by the coding sequence GTGGACGTGGGTAGCGGGGACCGGATGGCGCTGGGCGTGCTGACGCAGTACCGGATGGCCACCAGCGAGCAGATGCACCGGGTGATCGCCCCTGAAGTGCGCATCGAGCAGACGAGGCGCAGGCTGGCCAGGCTGCGCGTGGAGGGGCTGGTCGACCGCATCACCCTGCCGCAGGCCGGACGGACCCGGGTGTGGTTCCCCACCGCGTACGGCGTGCAACTGGCCTTCGAATGGCCCGAGATGCGCGGGCGCCGGCCGTCCAGGACGGTGTCCGATCCGACCGCCGTACGGCTGAAGGCCGGCCACACGCTGACCGTGACCCAGACCGCGCTCGCCTTCCTCGAGGACGCCCGCCGCCACGGCGATCTGTGCCGGCCGCTGGACTGGATCTGCGAGGTCCACCACCCGATCGGGAGCGGCGAGGCCGTCATCCCCGATGCGCTCCTGTACTACCGGCGCGGCCCCGTCGACGGCGAGCACGGGCCGATGCTGCGGGCGTTCGTGGAAGTCGACCGGGCCACCATGGGCCCCGAACGCCTCGCCGCCAAGCTCACCGCGTACGAGCGCCTCTACCGCTACGTGCCCGCGGTCCCAGGGCGCCGACCAACCTTCCAGGAACCAGCGGTGGAGGAGTGGCACCGGCGCTACCCGCTCTTCCCCCGCATCCTGTTCGTCCTGGACGGCACCGGACCCGCCGGCATCGAGAACCGGATCAGCGCCCTGCGCGCGGCCGCCAGGCCACTGGCACCCTTCCTACGGGACGTCCCCGTCCTCGCGGCCCCGCTGGCCAGCCTGCTCCACCACGGCCCCGGCGCCCCCGGTGTGGCGCCCCGTCCACAACCCCGACCAGCGAATCCCCTGGACCGGCTCCGGGCATCGGCAGACATGAAGCACGGCCGCCGCAGAGAAGCGTCAGCCGTGCGCTGA